The genomic DNA aaataaaaaatccaataAGTGAAGAAATGGGAGTGTGAAATTGGATTTACACCCGACAAAATCTTCATTTGTCTTTTACCTAGAAGATTTTACACTCCAACTATGCATATATTGTTGGGGGTCCCAATTATTCAGCGTCCACTTGTTCGTGTCATACTTTCTACATCTGGCATTTGCATGACATTTTGGTAGGACCATTCATTTgcaacaattattatttttttaaggcTAGTATTGGAAGAAAGCATacttttacttttccatgtttccttccatgtttacttttccatgtttccttccatgttttatgcttccatgtttccttccatgttttatgcttccatgtttcatgctttgttttttctttttttatgttttgcttttccttgttttcgGCTCCTCCCGTTTCTTTTCCTTGCTCATTTATATGAGCTTTCCTTGTAATTGGTTTCATACAATTTCACACAATACAAATatagacattcaaaattcaatatggtatcagagcagtgacCCTAACCGGCCTGTCTCTGTGGTGTTCtcttgagagatttgtgagcttCTTGTCCTTCAATCATGGCTGAAGAAAGCTTAGTAAATTTGGAAGGAGACGGCTCTCATGCTACTCCACCATCAACACACTCAGATATTGATATCAACCCAAATCAACGTCTTAGTTCTGTCTTGCtaaatgagtttaactatcttccatggGAGAGAGTAGTTTCTCTTGCTCTGGGAGGACGATCAAAGCTTGGTTATGTTAATGGTGCTATTCTAATGCCTGAGACTACCTCACCGGAGTATGATGCTTGGCTATGCAAAGACCAGTTGGTCATGTCGTGGCTACTCAATTCCATGGATCgtaagattgcagaaatttttagctatgctgaatcctccatgactctttggaaaaatctcaaggaaatGTATGGAAATCAGAACAATGCGGCTAGAGTGTTTCAGTTAAAGAAGGACATTGCTGGTTTGCAACAGGAAGGGAAGCCATTTGTGCAACATCTTGGAAAGCTGACCACTATGTGGAACGAGCTGAATGTGTATCGACCACACACCATCGACGCTGCTGTGCTAACTAAAAGAGCcgaggaagacaaaatattcCAACTCCTAGCAAGCCTGAGCCTTGAATTCGAAGATCTTCGAAGCCATATCCTCATGAATCCCGACCTGCCTTCTTTTTCAAGTGTGTGTGCCAcaattcaaagagaagaggttcgaaggaaagtcatgaccttggacatgaaggcaaatataccagaagctagggcttacttctctaaccaaaaacttggtgaggagagaggctataaagaaaagaaaactggCTTAAAATGTAGCCATTGTGATGCTGGTGGGCACTCAAGAGACCGATGCTGGATTCTTCATCCAGAGTTAAAACCAAAGTTTCCTAGGGATAACAAAGGTGTCTCGAAAGGCTCGTACAACCCTTCTTACAAGGCAAATCATGTTGCCACAACTTCTTCTGATGGAGCACTGAAGTTCACCACTAATCCAGCTGCACTGATCAACGAGTTTGCTATGTTTCTTCACAAGAAACAAGGTCTTGGAGATAGTGAAGGACCACTAAATCAGTGTGACAACAATCAAACTGCACTACTAGGACAGTTTGCTGGCTTCCTGGCTGGAAATGAAGGCGTGGTACAAAGGGACATCCCAGGTATCTTACACTCCTTCTCAACTGCTCTCAACATTGGTAAtgtgcatgattattggattatagattctggagccactgatcatatgactaacaagtctacaaacttgcataaatttgaaaaattttctattccatcccaagtgtcagttgccaatggaaaaaatgctatggttgtgggaaaaggaaaaatacatttgatctcaagtgatgtcgagtctgaggctctttatgttccctcattcccttttcaacttttatctgttagcaagatcacaaactcattaaattgtcttgccattttctctcccaaaaatgtgATCTTTCAGGATGTagtcaccaagaagacgattggtgaaggatttttcttaaatggtctctactatctttccaagcatattcaagttcccaaggtttttcaagtcacttcaagcttagctcaagaacaacaactttggcaccaacgtctagcacatccttctgaaaaagttctatccaccttgttcccaaatatgtgcaaagttacaagtccttgtgatgtttgtcatttttctaAGTTTACTAGATTACCATTTACTTCCTCTTTGTCTAGGGCTAGTAACCCTTTTGAAATTGTGTattccgatgtttggggaccaactatagagtcttttgatggatacaaatattttgtaacttttgtggatgatttcacaaggattacttggttgtatcttttgaaatttaaaagtgaagtgatggaagtttttcaagattttcatagacttgtggccacccaatttgcttcaaaaattcatattttacgaTCAGATAACGGCACAGAATATATTTCTCATAACATGTCACACTACTTGAGCACGCATGGTATATTACACCAAACAAGCTGTGTtggaacacctcaacaaaatggggtggccgagaggaagaatagagatctacttgagaagactagagctcttatgtttcacatgaatgtgcctaagaagttttggtctcaaggagtCCTTACTGCagcatatctcatcaatagattgcctagtaaagtgttgaattttaaatcaccttatgaggtcttgaaaaatagaaagatcaatttttcccatttgagagtctttgggtgtacatgctttgttcacattcaaactcaaaatcgtGACAAGCTAGACCCAAGGGCTGCCAAATGTGTCTTTCTAGGTTATTCATCTACCCAAAAAGGTTACAAGTGCTATAATTCAACAACTAgaaaaatggttgtttcaagggatgttaaatttgaagaacatgTTCCTTACTTTTCACAATCACTGGATTACTCTAGACAGGGGGAGCATTTGATGGacttatttccttttccatatCCAAACGGAGAAGATGCAACATGCACTCCTAGTGATCATGTGCCGGATGATGTTAACCTTCACTCGGTGgaacatcttgaagatgaaaaccCTTCCTCATCAGAGATTCACACTGAACCCTCCAGTGATCCTTCCAACCATGATGTTGTTCAAATACCTGTAGTTCAATCTCCTACAGTTCGTCGCAATCCTGCACGAGAGAGGAAACTTCCATCCAAGTTGCATGATTATGTGACCTACACTGCCAGGTATCCCGTGACTGATGTTATTGATTATAGCAAAGTCTCATCTTCTTTTGCTACATTCCTAAGTGCCATTAATGAAGCTCGAGaacctcaaagttttcaagaagccaatctttacagtgagtggagaaatgctatggcagaggagcttcaagccctccatgaaaataacacatggactatagtgaaacttccaaaaggaaagaaggcAGTGGGGAGTCGTTGGGTGTACAAAACtaagtttcattcagatggcacAATCGAAAGGAATAAGGCTCGCTTGGTTGCTCGAGGTTTTACACAAACCTATGGCGTCGATTATAAAGAGACATTTGCTCCGGTGGCAAAAATGAACACTGTTAGAGTATTGTTGTCGGttgcaattaacaatgcatggcctctctttcaaatggatgttaaaaatgctttcctgcatggtgaacttgaagaagaggtttacatgaagctacccccaggtcatcctcaatcaaacaatccagaaatggtgtgcaaactccataaatccatttatggtctcaagcaaagtccacgtgcatggtatgccaagctcagtcatgttctggaaagggttggtttttgtcgaAGTATTGCGGATTCTTCCCTATTTGTTCGTTCCAGCTTAGTGGGTAAACTAGTTGTGctcatttatgttgatgatctaatTGTGACAGGTGATAATATGTCAGAGATTAATGCTCTTAAACAGTATCTCAACAACAAGTTTGCTATCAAGGATCTTGGCACTCTCAAATACTTTCTGGGCATCGAGATGGCACACTCTCACAAGGGTTTCTTCCTCAACcaatgcaagtatgtcatggatCTTCTTCACGAAGCAAAAATGACAGATTGCAAGCCTGCTCGTACCCCTTTGGATAGCAACTTGAAGCTAAAAACTCACGGTGATCCAGTTCCCAATTTAAGTTACTATCAAATAATGGTTGGCAAACTCATTTATCTGACTATCACACGTCCTGATATATCATATGTTGTCAGCATTGTTAGCCAGTTTATGCACTCTCCAAGCATGGATCATTTGAAGATTGTTCATTGTGTGCTACGTTATCTTAAGGGTTCCATTGGTAGAGGAATTCTTATGCGCAACAATAGTCATACTCAGATCTCAGGCTAtaccgatgctgactgggcaaGCAATTCTCTCGATCGCAAGTCTACCACTGGGTTTTGTACGTTtgtgggaggcaacctagttacctggaaaagcaagaaacaaagtgttgttGCACGCTCTAGTGCAGAGGCAGAGTATCGTGCTATGGCGTCCACTGCTTGTGAACTTATTTGGCTCAAAAGCTTTCTGTTGACTTTAGGTTTTCCTCATCAACAACCCATGTCCCTACACTTTGATAATCAGGCCGCGATGCACATTGCATCGAATCCTGTATTCCATGAGCGAACTAAACATATTGAAGTTGATTGTCACTACGTCAGAAATCAAGTTCAGTCCAAGGTGATCGACACTCACTACACGCGCAGTCATGATCAACTTgcggatattttcacaaaaggatTACCCTCTGCTGATTTTCAACGTCTTTtgttcaagcttggatcaattaatccccttgatccagcttgagggggagtattggaagaaagcatacttttacttttccatgtttccttccatgtttacttttccatgtttccttCCATGTTTTATGCTTCCCTGTTTCCTTCCATGTTTTATGCTTCCATGTTTCatgctttgttttttctttttttatgttttgcttttccttgttttcgGCTCCTCCCGTTTCTTTTCCTTGCTCATTTATATGAGCTTTCCTTGTAATTGGTTTCATACAATTTCACACAATACAAATatagacattcaaaattcaatagcTAGCCATTTTGTCCAATGATTCATTCTTTAGCCTGTGAAATGTCAAATATATACGACTTATAAAATCATACGAAATAAATTTACGCAAGTATCCATGCGCACGTAAATAATATGACGCATACACAATCAGATTGCTTAAGCGTGAACGTCTGAACTTAATTGGCTTATGTTCTTCATTTGAATCTATATCTTTTAGAAAACTAATTAAGGTGCTTagcaattttattttaattaatgtgAAATATGTGGATGTTTTAAAATATCCAGAGGATCAAATCATATTCGTTTGAATATcccttttctatttttattatatatcattGGTCGCACTCAAATATCGTCTAACCCATCCAACGTATCGATTAAGTAGTATCATTTTTTATGGGGTCTTTTGATAGAGACAccttagttttgaattttttagatCAAACATTCATAccttttagtgatttgattaaatttttttttttttttttggtcataattttggtgctatatgcacattatattgtaacaaatttcctataatctagcATTTTCATTACACTCTCATCTTCTTTTAGtacattaaaagaaaataggtttgagaataatataaatataccaatacacaatgtctacaaaataaaatgtaccaaaataaaaataatataccaatattaacaatatatatcaaaccaaacataccaattaatgatttttgtaaattcaaacgtATCCGCAGATAATATGTACATAATgtattgtacctaataataattcgtcaacaactatacttaaaaaaacagcaaaaaaaaatataataatgacATGTAATTTAGCTTGAGTGGTTATTGGTCAaagcactttaatcaaattttaaaaaggcaCAAATGTTGCTAGTGTAGGTccattagggttttaattcatACAAAATTACTAGCGAGAGGAACACCAAACTGTGGtgggatttttcttttttgtaagcATTTTTATTTAGGGTATCTCTAACCTAAGAGTCTAAAATTCCAATATTTAGCCCTCTATTTTGAACTATCATTTATATGTATGAGGTTAGCCAGTTCTTTCATATAACAGTAAAATGGTAAGCGGCCTATAATTCTCACCGCCCCCAAACTTTATAATTTGTTAAAATCTGGATGCGTGTTTATAGAGTTTTGGAAGAGT from Pyrus communis chromosome 17, drPyrComm1.1, whole genome shotgun sequence includes the following:
- the LOC137722073 gene encoding uncharacterized protein gives rise to the protein MAEESLVNLEGDGSHATPPSTHSDIDINPNQRLSSVLLNEFNYLPWERVVSLALGGRSKLGYVNGAILMPETTSPEYDAWLCKDQLVMSWLLNSMDRKIAEIFSYAESSMTLWKNLKEMYGNQNNAARVFQLKKDIAGLQQEGKPFVQHLGKLTTMWNELNVYRPHTIDAAVLTKRAEEDKIFQLLASLSLEFEDLRSHILMNPDLPSFSSVCATIQREEVRRKVMTLDMKANIPEARAYFSNQKLGEERGYKEKKTGLKCSHCDAGGHSRDRCWILHPELKPKFPRDNKGVSKGSYNPSYKANHVATTSSDGALKFTTNPAALINEFAMFLHKKQGLGDSEGPLNQCDNNQTALLGQFAGFLAGNEGVILEPLII